The following proteins are co-located in the Candidatus Zixiibacteriota bacterium genome:
- the folE gene encoding GTP cyclohydrolase I FolE — protein sequence MEDAYRQIITAIGENPNREGLMMTPSRAAEAMTYLTQGYRQNVDELIGRSLYKADTDEMIIVKDIELYSLCEHHLLPFIGKCHVAYLPKQYQIGISKIARVVDFYARRLQVQERLTREIAELLMDRLKPGGVGVVIEAQHLCMMMRGVEKQNSVMKTSCLLGYFRDRASTRAEFLQLIS from the coding sequence ATGGAAGACGCATACCGACAGATAATCACGGCCATCGGCGAGAACCCGAATCGCGAGGGACTTATGATGACTCCGTCGCGAGCCGCCGAGGCCATGACCTATCTCACCCAGGGATACCGTCAAAACGTCGATGAACTTATTGGCCGCAGCCTCTACAAAGCCGACACCGACGAGATGATTATTGTCAAAGACATCGAACTGTACTCGCTCTGCGAGCACCACCTGCTTCCTTTTATAGGCAAGTGTCATGTCGCCTACTTGCCGAAGCAGTATCAGATCGGGATTTCCAAGATCGCCCGCGTGGTGGACTTCTATGCCCGGCGGCTCCAAGTGCAGGAACGGCTCACGCGGGAGATCGCCGAACTGCTCATGGACCGACTCAAACCGGGCGGCGTGGGTGTCGTGATCGAGGCACAACATCTCTGCATGATGATGCGCGGGGTGGAAAAGCAGAATTCAGTGATGAAGACGTCGTGTCTGCTCGGATACTTCCGGGACCGAGCCTCCACCCGCGCCGAGTTCTTGCAGTTGATCAGTTAA